One Stigmatopora argus isolate UIUO_Sarg chromosome 20, RoL_Sarg_1.0, whole genome shotgun sequence genomic region harbors:
- the rwdd gene encoding RWD domain-containing protein 4 — protein MTANEDQEMELEALRSIYEGDDCFKELGPVSFQLRIGDIDDSKAFILDISWPETYPETGPQISLGGFFNNKIAPETKKVILSKLEEQVEANLGDAMTYTLFEWAKENQEALMENHRPVVTAVTLTSGGDSAANVAANAKKNKKEQLTKAQKRRIINRTDNKGELPRGWNWVDVIKLSKTGGKDGE, from the exons ATGACAGCGAACGAGGATCAAGAG ATGGAGTTGGAAGCTCTTCGCTCCATCTACGAGGGAGACGACTGTTTTAAAGAGCTCGGTCCAGTTTCTTTTCAGTTGCGG ATAGGAGACATAGACGACTCCAAAGCCTTTATTTTGGACATCTCGTGGCCAGAGACGTACCCCGAGACGGGCCCCCAAATCTCCCTGGGTGGcttttttaacaacaaaat CGCTCCAGAAACCAAGAAAGTCATTCTGTCCAAGCTGGAGGAACAAGTGGAGGCCAACCTGGGCGACGCCATGACGTACACCTTGTTCGAGTGGGCCAAGGAGAACCAGGAAGCGCTGATGGAGAACCACAGACCCGTGGTCACCGCCGTG ACGCTAACGTCCGGAGGCGATTCGGCGGCCAACGTGGCGGCGAACGCCAAGAAGAACAAGAAAGAGCAGCTCACCAAAGCGCAGAAGAGGAGGATCATCAATCGGACAG ACAACAAAGGGGAACTGCCAAGAGGTTGGAACTGGGTGGACGTCATCAAA